One Panicum virgatum strain AP13 chromosome 3N, P.virgatum_v5, whole genome shotgun sequence DNA segment encodes these proteins:
- the LOC120667393 gene encoding uncharacterized protein LOC120667393 produces MESSPAAAMAPPPPAPSSRARDPLLFGSFDLPAGWGCRKPMGFGRDIGSPAAPVTSATDTGAENSGSRSPAKGAPAAQHAPAPEEPREAPRRQWNLRERTSWRDYRAEDARQSKKLGSVDAGGQNSRGFSVALTRQEIEADFLAITGRKPPRRPRKRTKNVQRQIETLCPGSSLMEMTRDRYKVNEKGGF; encoded by the exons ATGGAGTCCTCGCCGGCTGCGGccatggccccgccgccgcccgctccgtcGTCGCGGGCGAGGGACCCCCTCCTCTTCGGCAGCTTCGACCTCCCCGCCGGCTGGGGGTGCCGCAAGCCCATGGGCTTCGGTCGGGACATTGgctcccccgccgcgcccgtGACCAGCGCAACCGACACTGGGGCCGAGAATAGCGGCTCCCGATCGCCGGCGAAAGGAGCCCCGGCGGCGCAGCACGCGCCCGCGCCGGAGGAGCCCCGGGAAGCTCCCCGGAGGCAGTGGAACCTGCGGGAGCGGACGTCCTGGCGGGATTACAGAGCGGAGGACGCGCGGCAGTCCAAGAAGCTCGGGAgcgtggacgccggcggccagaATAGCCGCGGGTTCTCGGTGGCCCTGACGCGGCAGGAGATCGAGGCGGACTTCCTCGCGATCACCGGCCGgaagccgccgcgccggccgaggAAGCGGACCAAGAACGTCCAGCGCCAAATCGAG ACGCTCTGCCCTGGGAGTTCGCTGATGGAGATGACCCGCGACCGGTACAAGGTGAACGAG AAAGGGGGGTTCTGA